The segment ACAATAATGAAAAATATTTACAAGAAATTTTCTCCATAATAAAAAAAGAAAAGATCGCTGATGTTAAAATCATAGAAAAGAAAGGACTTGGTTCGTCTTTTTCTGGGGAATCTAGTGACCTATTCAGCCTGACACGAGGACAGTTATTGTCTGAATACGACAAAGCACTTCTCTCAGTGGTAAAAGATAAGGATAGCTTGAATCATATCCTGAACTTCATCGACCAAGATCCAACGATAAAACTTCTTAATTTAGATAGCAAGGGGTTCATTTGCACCATTCCTTTCGATAGGATTACAGGCTTGGAAATAAAATAATGTACCTTAAAGCAATCCGGAAGGGACCAGATATAGGGTTTAGCGATGTTGAAAAGTACTGATAAAGGAACAATAGACAAAGTTTCGCGGAATTAAGTAGAGGGGTATCCAATGGACTTATTACTTCTAATTGGCGTAACTATAGCTCTGGGATTTATTGGTGGCAAGATTAGCAACAAGCTCAAATTCCCAGCAGTAATAGGTTACATCATAATCGGTGTCCTGCTAGGCCCTTCCCTTTTTGGTATCTTTGACTTAACTTTATTAAATCGAATGGGTATGATTAGTGATTTCGCTCTGGGATTAATTGCTTTTATCATTGGAGAAGAATTAAGACTGGGTATTTTAAGGAAAATGGGAAAAACAGTTATGAGTATACTTTTCGTAGAATCTATGTTCACATTTATTTTGATAGCTGTAGCAATTTACCTTTTGACTCGGGATGTTGCTCTCAGTTTGATTCTTGGCTCCTTAGGTGTAGCCACTGCGCCAGCAGGAACATTTATAGTATTACGGGAATACAAGGCGAAAGGGCCTTTATCCAATACACTCCTGGCAATAGTTGGTTTAGATGATGCCGTAGCAATTATAATCTATGGTTTTGCTAGTGCCTTAGCTAAACTTTCGATTAGCGGAAAAGAAAGAATCACTGTTCAGAATACTTTTCAGGGACCGTTGATTGAAATCGGAGGTGCTGTGGTTATAGGAATCATATTGGGAATAGTATTATCTTATGTAGCGAGAAAATTACACGAGAGAAACGAACTTTTGACAATATCTCTTGTAGCTATTCTTATTTGCACCGGGTTATCCAATATCTTTCATTTTTCGTCAATTTTAGCTAATTTGGTTTTGGGAATAACCACAGCCAATATATTCTTACTGACTGGCAAGAGAATTTTTGGAGCTATCGAAGGTATAGCCTCCCCCATTTATATTGCTTTCTTCGTTTTAGCTGGTGCACATCTCCAAATTGGGATAGTTCCTAAAATGGGATTATTAGGACTGATCTATATTTTGACCAGGTCTGTTGCCAAGATAGGAGGAGCCTCGTTAGGGGCCTATCTTTCAAAAGCCGAGAGGAATATACAGAAATATTTAGGTTTTGGGTTATTTACCCAGGCGGGGGTCGCCATTGGTTTAGCTATGGTTGTTCAGAGGGAGTTCGGGCTTTATGGAGAATTGGCAACTGTAGCCGTTACTACCATCACAGCAACTACAATTATCCTGGAAATCATTGGCCCGTTAGGAGTAAAATACGCAATTACCAAAGCGGGAGAAATAGGACAGGCAAAATAAAAACCTTCGCTTCACTTAATACTTTCCGACGTTCAGTCATATCAAAACCTACACCACTTAGCTACTTGCCTTACCAACAGTCAGAGGAAAAGTACCCTTTTGTTTGTTATTATTAAAATTCTTTATGCACTGCTTGGCTAATATATTCCGGGAGGTTATTGAACCCTTTATCTGCTATTTCTTTGAGTATGGGAGCCACTTGTATACTATATCTTTGGGAGATATTTACAGGGTCAAGTCCTGGCCATGCCCAACAAGAAGTATGAATAACGCCATCGACTACATAAGAAATGTTATCCAGAGTAGTAGGATGCATAGTTTCTATCGGGGACTGCCCTGGTGGATTGGAAATTAAATCGAGTAGCACAGCTCCTTTCTTAAAAAGTTTCAACATATCACGAGTAATTATAAACTCTTTCCCTCTCTTTTCCATAGGCCAGTTGATACCATTTACCAAAATATCCGTTCCTGAGATGTATTTTTGCATATTTTTAAAATCTCTTTTATTTAATACTTCTATTCGGGCAAATTTTCTGGCAGCACACTGGATTGCTCCCCAGGCAATATCGCCATATCCCATAACTTTAACTACACACTTTGAAGCATCTCCTCCCCATAACTGGAAACCTTTCTCCATACCCAAATAACCTGCCTGGTGTACTGCCTCTATCATACGACCGCCAAATGCATTTTTAATCTCTTCCATAGCAATGGTAATTATTTTGTATTTTTTCAACAAAGAACGTAAATGCGGATTCCCCGGAAGATGCATCATTGACATTATAACAGAACCTGGTTTCATCATAGACAATTCATCTTCTTTAGGCTCTTTAAGTCGCACAACTAAAGAACAGGAATAAACTTGCTTCGTTTCCACAATCTTAGCGCCTATCTGTTCATAGTCACTATCTTTTATCCCTATTCCTTCACCAGCACCTTTTTCAACATAAATAGTGTGTTTTAGAACAATCTCTTTTAGTTCTGTTGGTCTTAAGATTACCCTTTTTTCGTTAGACCTATTTTCACATGCTATACCTATATCCATTTTTAATGAGTACATCACCCAGCACTAATTGGCAAATTAGTGTTGGGTGATAAGTACGAATTAAACCCAGCACTAATTTTATATTCTTAAAGAACGCTTGAAGCGATTCTTAAGATGATTCCTCGCTTGTCCATAGTGTTTCAACTTTCTTTCTCTTTCTCTCGCATGTAATTCTGAAAGATAAGCTTCATAATATATAAGCTTCCATCTGCAATTATTGTTACAATGTTCCTTGAGACGCCTCTTTAAATTATTAGTATATCCATAATAAATTTCATTGGTTTTATCATTTTTTAAAACATATATATAATACATAATAAAATTAGTGCTGGGTCAAGTTCGGCTAACAAAGTTATGTTCATTACATTCCATAACTTTGAGCTTCACTTTACATCATCATAATGGAACGTTCTATTCTCAAAACTCTTTAATTTGTAACGTCTGTCTTTATATTCAATAATGTAGTTAGGAAGCAGAGGAGTCTTTCCGCCACCATGTTCAAGGTCTAATATAAGATGAGGCACAGCTATTCCAGAAGTATATCCTATCAAATTTCTCATAATCTCCAGGGCTCTTTCTACACTAACCCGGAAATGGTATGTGCCTTTTACCGCATCAGGAATGTAAAGGTAGTAAGGTCTAATTCGCATCATTAGTAATCCTTCAAAAAGCCTCTTTAAAGTATGCGAATCATCGTTAACTCCCGCCAATAAAACCGCCTGGTTCCCCAAGACAACACCACTATCAGCAAGCATATTACATGCTTTTATGCTTTCTTTTGTTATTTCTTGAGAATGGTTAAAATGCGTATTGAAATATATAGGAGAGTATTTCTTTAACATCCCGCAAAATTTAGGCGTAATCCGTTGCGGCAATATGCACGGGGTACGGCTATCTATTCTAATAATCTGTACATGTTTTATTCTTCTAAGATTTCTAAGATAGAATTCTATTCTTTTATCGTCCAAAAAGAGAGGGTCTCCACCGGAAATAATAACATCTCTCACAGCCTTATGTCTTTTTATGTAACGAAAGGCTTCTTGGGCACCCTTTCCTTCCAAAACTTTTTCTTTTATTCCTACTTTTCTTTTCCTTGTACAGAAACGACAATACCCCGTGCACAAATTAGTCGCCAGTAACAAAACCCGATCTTTGTATCTGTGGATTAAACTTTCAATAGGCGAATATTTCTCTTCGAAAAGTGGGTCCTTTTCACCCGCCCGCAATTCAATTTCCAACGCATCAGGAATACACTGTTTCCATATAGGGCCATTTTTCTTCCTGATTAGACTTAAATAATAAGGGTTTATTTTCATAGGATATTTTTTGATTACTTTATTGATTTTCTTTTTGTTTACTTTAACACGTTTGCTAAGAGCAGCAGTATCTATAATACTTTTTGAGACAATTTTTTGCCATTTTTCCATAGGTCCTCCTTTCAAAAAATGGGGTCAACTCTATTTTATTTTTTCTCTTTCCCAAAAGGGGTCAGAGTCATTTTTGTTGAGAGTCATTAATAACATTCCGTAATTCTTTCAGATTAATAAAACGCCCATACTTTTTCAATAAAGAAATTTTCTCTTCAATATTTTTAATCTCATCTGAAGATGTGTATTCATAGGTATGGGTTAACACAGAAACTATGATATCATGGGAGTCTTTCATCGACTTCTCCCTCAAATCAAAAGCAGTCTCCTCTACAATTTCAGGTGTGGACTTTTCAAAATAGAGATAGTGCCCTTTCGATGTTCCCACAGGAATCTCGTAAACACCAGAATCCCCTACTTTTCGATAGTCCTGGTAACTCATTTGATAAAGCGATGTCGGAGCTCCTCTCCAATCAGATACCAGACTTCTGCTATCTTTCATATATCTTCCCGGTTCACAGGAGAAATCAAAACACAAACCATTCTTTTCCAAAATAGGGATTAAGTTGCTGGAAAAGGCAAGGTATCCTCCCCGATAAGCACAAACATTCAATCCCTGCTTTCGCAATGCACCAACCTGCCCGGAAATCACCTTTTTCATTCTCGAACTATCCTGAAAATAGTATGCTTTGTGTGGGTCATCCTCATGAGGGTGAATACCGATATCGCCGCCATTTTCAATAATTTGTCTCCAAAACTTCATAAAAGGTTTATCAAGAAAAAACTTCCGCGCTCTTGGTGAAGTATGGACGAAATGAATAAACCGCCCTTTCAAATTACGTCTCGCTACTTCTATTTCCTGCTCGATTAAACCTTGCATAACTCCCACATTGGGAAGTCTTTTGTCCTCAAGTAAATCAACATCAAAATATTCTTTCCAATCTCCATCTATAGTAAAAATAAGATATAGCATAATTTGTTAAATCTACCTTAATAAACTAACCACTCTCTGACAATGCCATATGAAATTCGGGAGTATAGTCGATTTCAATTTTTACATTTTCCATCTGGCACTCGAGTAAATGTCCTCCCATCCTTTTATCTTTAGTGATAAAATGGAAGTGATACCCGGGAACATTGATTTCTTCCAGATAAGCTGGGCACCAAAATCCTACCAAAGTCCCTTCTACATCATCAAATTCAAATATTATCTGATTTTTAACCACTTCGCTAAACTGGGGATATGGCTTATCTTGCCTGGGGATATTTCTTGCCTTTACATACTCGAAAGTACCTTCTATCTTAATAGCGTAGAAAATGTCTTTTGCAGGAAATAAATTGTCTAAATATTGTTGCAATTGCTTATAATCAGAAGCCTTGTCTAACAATACTGATTTATCGGGTTGGAAAAAAGTTACTACAGCAAATGGTGTCTTCATCGAATCATCAACGGGATAGGCTATGCCATCCGCCTTTATTCGATAGAATTTACCCCCCAGGGCAAACAACTCTCCGTCAAGTGCATCAAAAGTACCTATCCCAAAGTCACCATGCTGCTTTAATTCTCCATAGGTTATCTCTCCATCATAGTCTGCTCGAAAGATAGCATTCATAGTTGACACCTGGAAAAGGACATCCTTATTTTCTGGCAAACATGAACATCCGGATATAGCTATAACCAAAGATGTTACCACCAATAAATAGCGAATAATTTTCATCATTCCTTCTCCTTAATATTTAGTATTTCAGCTAACTCAAAATAACCAGACTTGTTTCGTTTATCCTGTCTGTTGCCCAAACTCTCCCAAATAAAAATGACTCTGCCCCCTTTTTTATTTATTCCAATAATTTCTGGGATAAGCGATGTAATTCTGGATTAGCCAAAGCTAAAACCTTCTTTTTCACTACTCTAGAAAAATATTCTTTTTCAGTCTTTGTTAATTTTTCTCCTTTAAGTTTCTTCAAAAATAATTCTTTTTGCTTAGGCGAGAAAACTTGAGACAGTGAATATTCAAGACTAAACTCTTCTTTTATAGAAAGCCAGTCACTAAGTTTTGATTGCACTTGACTAAAATAATTATTAAAGGTAGATTTAAGTCTTTGGCTAGACACAACATAAGGTTTAACTACTAAATCTTCATCTTTTTTAAGTTTTTCTAGAAAACTATTGAATTCTTTTTTTCTATCACCTGGTAGAGATTTATAAAATTTGTCCGCCCAGGAGAATTTTAGATTTAAGACTTTATAAAGAGCAAGTGACATAACCATTAATGAAACCAAATAGGACTTATCAACTGGTTTCTTTAGATACCCTTTGACCATATCATAATTGAACATTCCCCTTTCCGCGCTGTTACCTAATACAACAGGAAAACCCTCCCAAAGACGAAGATCTTTACTTTTAACCACATCCGCCAAGGTCGCATTCACATCCTGCGCCTCTTCAGTCTCAAATAATGGAAACCCCAACATACTTAATCTTTTGAAGAGATTTTTATTAGCCATCGCTTAAACCTTCTTTTTTGATAATTTTTAAGAAATATTCCAAATTATTATTTACTTTATCTTCTGAAACATCAAAAGAAGCTGTCTCTCTAAAACGCTTCACTAGCAAATTCAGATCTATTTCTTGTCTTTTATCTTTCATTAGAGAAAGGCAATCCTCTATATCTACCGTAGTCGCTCTAAACAACTTAACTATAATAAGGTCGTAATAATTAAGCACCCCTAAATAAATATGGCTAAATTCTCTTATTAAAATGTGATTTCCTTTATCTAATGGTGAATCTAATAATTCCGTAGTATGTACCTTCTTGCCTCTAAATAAATCAAAAATAAAACCATCTCCCCTTGTCCAACCCCAACCACTTGCAGATTTATAGCCGAGTTGTTTTAAATTGTTTATAAGATACTTATACTCAGTTAAATCCGGCACAATTAAATCAATATCCTTGGTGGATGCTTTCACTCCCAAAAGTGTCAACGCAGTTCCTCCACAAGCAATCAAATGAACTTTTCTTTTAAGAAAACTATCCCAAACGCTAATTTTGTCCAATAAACCCTGTTTATCTATCCGGTAATTCATACAATTAATTGTATATTTTTATACAATTCTCTGTATTAAAATATACAATATATCTCCTAATATGTCAAGGGGAATTTTTTAAAAAGAAGAAACAAAACATATCCAGGGGCACATTTTGAAAAATGGGTCGTTTATCCTGCCCGTTGCCCAAACTGTCCCAAGAATTCTGTAAAAATAAAAATGACTCTGCCCCCTTTTTACTTTTTAATCAGCAAAATGAGAATTTGGGGTGGATGACGGGAATTGAACCCGCAACCACATGGACCACAACCATGTGCTCTACCATTGAGCTACACCCACCATCATGGCACCCTCGGTCCGACTCGAACGGACAACCGACGGCTTAGAAGGCCGCTGCTCTATCCAATTGAGCTACGAGGGCACTATTATTTTGCTGAATAGATTTTCCTTACCGGCCAGGATATTTCTATATTTTCTTTATCGTATCTTGCTTTAAGCGCTTTAACAAATTCATGAGTAACCAAATACCTGGCCACAAACTCCTCCACTCTCAATATTATGGAGAAATTAATGTTTGAATCGCCAAATGTGTGGTATCTAATAAACGGTTCAAATGTCTTTACAGCACCAGGAACTGTCTGTTGGATTTTTCTGGCCACATCTACTGTAACCTTCTCCACTTTTTCCAGGTCAGAACCATAAGCAACACCACATTGTAGTACAATGGACATTTCTTGCACCGGCATATAATTATTGGTGATAACACTTTCAGCGATTTTTGAATTGGGAACGATCACAATAGTGTTGGGTAAGGTTCTGATGCGAGTCGACCTCCAGCCAATATCCTCAACATATCCTGCTATATTCCCCTCCATTTCGATGTAATCACCAACATTTATCGGTCTATCAGAAATAATATGCACTCCGGCAAAAAAGTTTGAGAGAGTATTTTGCAGTGCCAGACCAACAGCCAAACCGCCTAAACCAAGAGTAGCAACTAGAGGAGTTATTTCAACATTAAGATAACGCAAAATCATCAGAAAAGCAATCAGATATATAACAATAGAGACTACCGTGCTAATCAGCCTGGGCGTCCTCTCAAACTCTTTCTGCACTTTTAGCCAACGAGATACCAAAACAGATAAAATCCTGGCAATAATCAAAGATAATAATAGCGCTGAAATAATAAAAAACATCCTGTTTATCCACAAAGAATAAGGTGCAGGAAAAGATAAAGATTTTAACCCAAAATAAAAGCCAACAAGAATAATAAAAATATATAATGGCTTCCTAATAACTTTCATTAGCATATCGTCGATATCAGTTCTGGTTTTTTCAGTAATCTTCTTAATGTATTTTGTCACTATGAGATTGAAAATCTTTGCAAATATAATCGAACCAATTATAATTAGCAAAAACTGAAAATATTCGTTTTCATAAAAAATGTTCATTTAACCTCTCCTTTAAATGCATATTTACCAACCCTACATACAGGATACCCCATCCTTGGGCAAGTCTTCAAAGAGCGGCTCTGGTTTTATCCCCAAGTCAGGGTAGGTCGGCATTTATAGACTATCAATCACTGTCTTCAGTTTAACTTGTACCTGTTCAGCCACATCCCGTAGCTTCGGATTCTCAATAGCTTGCATAGATGCAATAGGGTCTATTGCAGCTACTTCTATCTTTCCCTCTGAAATTTCTTGAACAACCACATTGCAAGGCAACATTAATCCAATCTTGTCCTCCGCCTGTAACGACTTATAAGCAAAGGGCGGATTGCATGCACCAAGGATTTTGTATTTTTTGAAATCCACATTCAGCTTTTTCTTCAGGGTTTCCTTGACGTCGATATCCGTGAGGATGCCAAAACCCTCTTTTTTCAGTTCCTCAGTCACTCTGGTAATAGCTTCGTCGAAAGAAATATTCAAGATTTTACTGAAGTAGTAACTCACGGTAATTCCTCCTTATACAGTCCCGTCAATTTTTCCTGAGCTGACTCTACCATAGCACATCTACAACACCAGTTCCAAATGGCGCCCGCAATGGGAAGTGCCGAATAGGTTATCTATTTTACATATTTTAAGTACGTCGTTCAATCGAAATTCAGTTAATTTTAGTTTTGGAGTGTCCCGACAAGTCGGGACAAAGGTACCCCGACTTGTCGGGGCGTTTTACACTCCATTATATAATTTCATTGGGATATTCTACAATTTTCGAACAAATAATTAACTAAATTATTTAGACTACAGCTTAACAGCGTGATATATTTGTCGCCAGCCCCACAATAGAGGAGGAGCTTACCATTCCTTACAATAGCACCTACGGGAAAGATTACTGCTGGCACATCAACCGCATATTGGTTGTTACCATAGAGTTCATAGGGCTTTGCTGGAATGAAGATTGGGTTTTTGGTTCTCGAGAGAACCTTTTTGGGATTCTCCGGGTCTAACAAGCTTGCGCATATGGAATAACCTCTTTCAATCGGCTCTCTAAGTCCGTATTCCCTCGCGATGTCTGAACCTATTTTCCCTACAGCATGGTATATAAACAGAAAGCCCCTATCCGTGTTGATGAGAGGATTAGCTGGACCTATTTTTTCCTGTTCATGCGGGTATTTCCCAGCTTCAAGAAATAGATTTTCCTTTCGCTGTTCATATATCTTTTCCCAATACTTTACGTATCTGGAAGGATTTAATAGTTGCTCTATTCCTTCCTCGAGTAAAGCCAGATGAATGTCAGGATGAAATCTCAAGAATATATACCATTTCTCATTGACAAGAAAGGGAATTGCGTTTCGGCTATCAAAAGACCCAATCATTCCATGATAAGTAATATTGGCAAAATCTTTTGTAGAATACACGGCTACTCTATCAGTATTTCCGCCCGTAGTAAAGGGGGGCTTTGTTTTGCCGCAGCCGATTAGCAAATACTTCTGATTGTACTTGATAATTCTTATGTCTTCTATCCCATAGATAAAATCCTGATGGTCTGTGCCGTCGCCCCGGATGACTGTATTTTTAAGCCTCTCGAATTTGAGCCCATCCTCACTAATCAAAGGCCAGATTTCCGAAATATAGTTTTCGTCAGGCCGGTATCTTTCTCTATTTAATTTGGTATCGAAATATTTTATTCTTGTATAATTCTTATGGCATCGTGGAAGAATAATCACTTTGTCCTTAAAAACTTCAGCTCCCGGGTTAAACACTGCGCCTATCTGTAATTCTTTATCCGCCTCCCAGGTGAGACCAATATCTTCAGGTTTCACAACAGGATTTTCCGGGTAAGAATCCAGTTTAAAAATAGATTCCCCTGATGCTAATTGAATGACTCTACCATTACCTAATTTTTCAATTGACTGCTCTAAAGAAGGCGTTATTTTACTTCCTGTCATAGTAGTTGATTAAACAACCTTATGAATTCTCCCGCAATCTTCTTCGGGGAGTGTTCAGTTACATACTTCTTAGCCGAAGTTAGAGTTTCGGTAATGACTTTGTCGTCTTCAAATATCCTGATTAGCAGTTTATAAAGTGCATCTTCATTTGAATATTTCATAACTTCTCTGTCAAAAAGTGAGCTAAATTCTATGTCTGAGGTCACTACTGGAGTTAAGGCACCCAGACACATCAGAATAGCACTGGGTACTACAGCTTCACCTTTTCTTATCTCATCTTTCTGTTTGTGCAAGATAGACATCGGATGCGTGAAGATAAGTATAAATGCGCTCCAGCGGAGGAAGCTCGTACCTCAACTCTATGAAGTTATAAGTTCTCAATCTTTTGATGTCTGCGACAATATACTTTGGCTCAGCTAAGATAAAGGTAGATGAATGGAAAACTCTCATTTAACCTTTGCATTACAGAAAGCATGGGAAAAATATGCAATTCTGGCGCCCATCCATAGCTGAACACTATTTTTTTGTCTAATGGTAAATCTAATTCTTTTCTTGCTTTCTGTTTATCTCCTTTGGACAAGTATCCTGTAGGATAAGGAATTATGTGGAGCTTATTTTTATCAAACCTGCTTAGCCATTCCTGCTTATAGCGATTATCAAAACAGACTATAGCGTCCCATTCAAACTCATAAAATAGAGGATTAGCGGGAAGCTTTCTTTCGTGCACTACGTAAACTATTTTTGCCTTTTTCTTAATTTCCGGGAAAATCTCTTTCAGTGATTCTAATGGCACCCACTCCACTCGTTCCACAACCAGTATTTCGTAATCTGTATCCAAAAAAGGTTGGGGATGAAAAAATGTCTCTGTATGGTCACCTTCATCACTAAAACATCTAATTACGTAAGCTTCGTCTCTGCCTACAGGTCTTATATTGTTAGGGGCAAAGACAGTTAAGCTATGCCCATTCTTTACCCATTATCTGCCAACACTTTCAGCATGAAATGATACACCACAAGCTGTATTCCACCTGGAGAGTATTGCTATTTTCATTTCAGCCTTCTTCTATACAATTCTAAGTGTTGACTTGCTACGGCTTCCCAGGAAGTAAGCTTCCGATACTCCTCTGTTCTTTCAAACACGTATTCTCCAAATTCCGGGTCTTCAAAAAGACGAATAGCTATCCTGGCAATTCCAGAAGAGTTATATGGAAGAACGAGTAGTTCATCACAAATATTCCTTAACTCCTCAAATTTAGGTATTCTTGATGCAATAACAGGCTTTTTCGCACCTATCGCCAAATGAAGAGAACCAGATGCAGAGCGGTCCTCTTCATAATAGGGAAAGAGGACAACATCACATGCGCCAAACAAATAGGGCACATCGCTATTGGGAAAAAATCTATTCGGGAATATAACGTTCTTCTGAAGAGCGAGCTCTTCTATCTTCTCA is part of the bacterium genome and harbors:
- a CDS encoding cation:proton antiporter; its protein translation is MDLLLLIGVTIALGFIGGKISNKLKFPAVIGYIIIGVLLGPSLFGIFDLTLLNRMGMISDFALGLIAFIIGEELRLGILRKMGKTVMSILFVESMFTFILIAVAIYLLTRDVALSLILGSLGVATAPAGTFIVLREYKAKGPLSNTLLAIVGLDDAVAIIIYGFASALAKLSISGKERITVQNTFQGPLIEIGGAVVIGIILGIVLSYVARKLHERNELLTISLVAILICTGLSNIFHFSSILANLVLGITTANIFLLTGKRIFGAIEGIASPIYIAFFVLAGAHLQIGIVPKMGLLGLIYILTRSVAKIGGASLGAYLSKAERNIQKYLGFGLFTQAGVAIGLAMVVQREFGLYGELATVAVTTITATTIILEIIGPLGVKYAITKAGEIGQAK
- a CDS encoding GIY-YIG nuclease family protein → MYYIYVLKNDKTNEIYYGYTNNLKRRLKEHCNNNCRWKLIYYEAYLSELHARERERKLKHYGQARNHLKNRFKRSLRI
- a CDS encoding KamA family radical SAM protein; this encodes MEKWQKIVSKSIIDTAALSKRVKVNKKKINKVIKKYPMKINPYYLSLIRKKNGPIWKQCIPDALEIELRAGEKDPLFEEKYSPIESLIHRYKDRVLLLATNLCTGYCRFCTRKRKVGIKEKVLEGKGAQEAFRYIKRHKAVRDVIISGGDPLFLDDKRIEFYLRNLRRIKHVQIIRIDSRTPCILPQRITPKFCGMLKKYSPIYFNTHFNHSQEITKESIKACNMLADSGVVLGNQAVLLAGVNDDSHTLKRLFEGLLMMRIRPYYLYIPDAVKGTYHFRVSVERALEIMRNLIGYTSGIAVPHLILDLEHGGGKTPLLPNYIIEYKDRRYKLKSFENRTFHYDDVK
- the budA gene encoding acetolactate decarboxylase; protein product: MMKIIRYLLVVTSLVIAISGCSCLPENKDVLFQVSTMNAIFRADYDGEITYGELKQHGDFGIGTFDALDGELFALGGKFYRIKADGIAYPVDDSMKTPFAVVTFFQPDKSVLLDKASDYKQLQQYLDNLFPAKDIFYAIKIEGTFEYVKARNIPRQDKPYPQFSEVVKNQIIFEFDDVEGTLVGFWCPAYLEEINVPGYHFHFITKDKRMGGHLLECQMENVKIEIDYTPEFHMALSESG
- a CDS encoding DUF6036 family nucleotidyltransferase, with the translated sequence MDKISVWDSFLKRKVHLIACGGTALTLLGVKASTKDIDLIVPDLTEYKYLINNLKQLGYKSASGWGWTRGDGFIFDLFRGKKVHTTELLDSPLDKGNHILIREFSHIYLGVLNYYDLIIVKLFRATTVDIEDCLSLMKDKRQEIDLNLLVKRFRETASFDVSEDKVNNNLEYFLKIIKKEGLSDG
- a CDS encoding mechanosensitive ion channel family protein, with product MNIFYENEYFQFLLIIIGSIIFAKIFNLIVTKYIKKITEKTRTDIDDMLMKVIRKPLYIFIILVGFYFGLKSLSFPAPYSLWINRMFFIISALLLSLIIARILSVLVSRWLKVQKEFERTPRLISTVVSIVIYLIAFLMILRYLNVEITPLVATLGLGGLAVGLALQNTLSNFFAGVHIISDRPINVGDYIEMEGNIAGYVEDIGWRSTRIRTLPNTIVIVPNSKIAESVITNNYMPVQEMSIVLQCGVAYGSDLEKVEKVTVDVARKIQQTVPGAVKTFEPFIRYHTFGDSNINFSIILRVEEFVARYLVTHEFVKALKARYDKENIEISWPVRKIYSAK
- a CDS encoding DUF302 domain-containing protein produces the protein MSYYFSKILNISFDEAITRVTEELKKEGFGILTDIDVKETLKKKLNVDFKKYKILGACNPPFAYKSLQAEDKIGLMLPCNVVVQEISEGKIEVAAIDPIASMQAIENPKLRDVAEQVQVKLKTVIDSL